tttcttcaaagaattatataaaaaaatatattttataaaatatgaatgataaaaaataatacaaatagattaaaattataaaaataatcgcaaaacatatcaaaactaactactaaaaaatatataaaagataaaatatggtatataaataaaatttgacagatatatgataaaaaaactcccataaaaatgtaaataaaaaaaatatgccataaaaacTTAAGAGAAAAAAACTACAATATTTTTCAAAGTGTTAGAAAAAATTTCATATTTGATATAATTTCCTcatttatattttgatattattGTACTTTCtgaacataaataaaaattatatttcacAATTCCTAATGTAACATCAATATTTCATATTTTGACATTGTAATATTGAAAGGTGATTTCTTAGTTAAAATTTTCATTCCATTTACTCCAACATTATGCCAAATATACCTGTCTAGGTGATCAAATCCAATTGTGATCTACAAATCTTTTTCAATGTTAAGCACTAGAATACAAATATTCAATCACAAACACTAATAATTGCAAAGTCCTACCTGGCTAAAGATGAAGCATAAGCAGGGAACTACAAATTAACATATGGTTGGCATTGGGGGCTAGCTACAAACAACTACACAAGTTAAGTAAGGCTGGGCCAACTATCGTATGGGCGAAAACTTATATACAAGAAAATGAATCATTAATGAGTATTTTATGTTATACTATGAGTTAGCCGTGTTCTTACCAATATTTTCCTCATGAAGTTCCCTTTCGAAACTACTAACAAAATCCTCCATGGATGCCTTGTAACTCTCCATTCCTGGGACATGCATTGCAAGTTCCAAACCAATACTCATCCATTTTTTGGCCACATCTATCTGGCCAAGCTTCACAGGCAATGCTGCCCGGTTCCAAGCGGTTGTAACCAGCCATTTTCCCTCTTCAATCGGAAATTCGCCGTCCTTTAAACCCACCATTATTCGGTAAGCTTGCTTATACATGCCATACACAGCATCATCATCATCTGCATCTCCTCTGCGAACATTAGCTACTGAAATGAGCTTTCGGACAATAAGAGCCACGGTTTGGTATTCTGGCAAAGGAGAAGAAAGGAGACCCGTAAGGCACTCGTTTAGAGCAAAGGCAGCTACTTCATGATTAGGCCGAGGGCCCTGCAAAGCACTGAGGCCAATCTGAAGGAGGTATTTGGGTTCGCAAGCCTTTGAATTAGCAAAATGTTTCGCAAGGAGTAGTTGTGATCCAAAATCATTCAGCCTTCCCTGTATATCGTAGGCACAGAGAGTGTATACGAAGAAGAGGTCGACCTCAAAGCTGTTTACTTGGTCATCATTAAGCCGAGGACCTGATGAGATTGACTTGAGTAACTGCAGCCACGGTAAGAATACCATTATAAAGAGTAAGAAGATGTTCCCCATGAATAAAAATGTAATGAAATAGAGGGGCATAGGCTTAAAGTCTACTTGTTTTACTGCATGTAATATGTATAAAgatgtattatgtgttatgcatTTAccaatatatcaaatatatatttaACAAAAAAGTTTTCGTTCGATACCTTTCCTGCTCTATCTAGCAGTTCCATGGTTTGTTTGACTTCTGTATCAGTCAATGCAATCTTCTTCTGATTCTCCGAAGCTATTATGGCAGACACAGACAGTATTATTGACTTGCAGATCATAGTAGTATTTTCATCAACTTTCCCATCATCAACCTTGAGACCATAAAGTTCTGATGCTAATCTCAAGAAATCAGCACATAATTGAAATTTCATCTCCTTCCCACTTTTTATCCCAAAGTTCCAAGAGCTCACAGCAAACCAATTCCATTCCCGTCTTCCAACTTCCCCTTTCCCAAAGAAGCAATCTAGCCCAAGTTCAGATGCCCTATTATAAGCCCATTTTAAAAACTTGAGAATTTCCTGCTCGTTGTTAGATTCTTGACTTAGAATCGATACCAGCGTGCGTAGAACTACAACTTCTGTTGTTGGCATGGATTTTCCAGTGACATAGAAGTTAAGGAGATTTGACAAAGAAGCAACTGCCACGGGAAAAACATGGCAAGCAATGGCTTCGTGGGCTGCGAGGGAAAGAAAGTCTGGACTAAAATCAACGCAGGTAGTCATTGCTTGAATCTGATTTATTGAACCAGCCTGATCATTCTTCTGCAGAAAGATTTTGAACTGCATAAGATTAAAGAAATGTCAAAGATCTGAAATCTGAACTAGTTTAACTGTGATATGAATACGTGAATATAATAGAAATGTTTGTAGGTCCCAGACAGGAGCGTTGGCGTGTGGCTGCATGAGATAAATAAGAGACATTGACAAAGAGTACCTTCAGGAAAGCAGAAGCTACGTTGGGTTCAAGCTGCAGAAATGCCAAAAAAAAGCATTAGAAGATGAACTTTTTATTAGATTGACCGCATCTGCTAGCAAGTAACAACCAGTCTTGAAGAAAAATACCTTATCAGATTCGTTGATGTATTCTAAAGCTTGGTCGAGCCTAGAGAGACCAAGGTGGCAGAGGCCCAAAACTCTATAGCCCTTGGCTCGAAGTATTCTATTCTCTATATCATATGGAATGTAAAGCATTGATTTTTCAAACATTTCCGCACTCGTTTCATAATCTTTGGACCGAAAATTATCCGCAGCACTGTAAAAACAGATTACAAATATTTGGAAAACATCAATCAGAAATACTTGTACGTTATACATGCATAACTGTAAATTGAGTACAATATATTAATAGTCATCTTATCTTTGCTGAGATTCGAATCCAACACGTAATATGCTTCTTTACATTTTTCAAGGTGTTCCATGCCAACTAAACTACAAGGTTAGAACCACCCCCTTGAGCCATTTCAGGTAATTAATTAAATGAACAGAGAAACTAACCAATTCCATAGCACAGCATGCATTGCCGTTCTCTGCTTCGCAGCGGCTTCACCGGAGAAGAGTGCTATCACCCTTTCATCTGACACGAGCTCCGCCACCACTTTTGCCCTCACCTTTGACCCCTCGCCGCTGCTTCCATCCTTGCCAACCACTCTATGAGCCACCCTGACAGCCGCACCGGCACTGACGCTGCACCTACCCAACAGTCCCAAGAACACTTCCTTTGTCGTCTCTGCTCCAGCTGTTCCCGCAGCCTGAAAGTAGGCCTCCACGGAAGATACCCAAACGCTCTCCGGAATCCCCTTATTCACCACCATTCCCCTCAGCTCTTTCTCTGCCTCCGCAAACCTTCGCAAACCCAGCCACGCCTTCAAGGCCAGCACTGGCAGGCTAGGATGGTGGTCCTCATTGTCACCCTCTCTTAACACCTTCACACACTTAATAACACTCTCAAACTCACCCAACTGTAGATGAACAGCTGAGATGAATCGGAGCGTCTTCGATTTCAATTCCTTAAGCTCGAGCATGCACTCCCGAGTTCTCGCTGCATGCAGTCCCTTCTCATACAGATCCAGAGCCTCGTTCACAAGCCTCAAGGCTTCGTTCAAAGCACCGGTCTCATTCTTAGACAACACGCTCTTCCCGAACGCCGAGTACTGGTTTGCAAGCGCTTTGTGGTGCTCAGGCGACTCAAACAACAATGTCTTGGCCCGGTTCAGCAACGCAATCGCAACATTTCGGTCCGAGACTTCCCAGGCGGTCCGAGACCTCGCAATACTAAGATCCAGCAATAGCTTTCTCTCTCCTGCATTCGATATCAAATTGGTATCAAGCTTTGACACAATATCCGTAGCTCTCTCAAAACAGGCCGAAGCAAGTTCGAAACTCCGAAGGTCATGCCAAATGATGCCGGTCTTCTGGTAAAAGGATGCGGTCTTAATCTCCGGAGATGGAACGCCCACAACTCCTGAGGCGATAGAGAGAAGATCAGCGGCGATATGACGGAGCTTGGCATGTTCTTCGGCGAGGACTGTCCCCGAGGTGGTGGAGCGAAAGCGAATGGAGGCAGCATTGTAGAGATCAACGCAAGCGTTCCAGAGGCGGAAGCTTAGCTTCCATATCCGGAGCTTTACGGAGTTGGTAAAAGGTGCGGATTGATTCAACTGATTCAGGAAACGTCTGAGATCATCAGAGATTGTGGTCGGCAATGGCTTTTCCGGCGATAGATTTTCCGCTTGATTGATCGAGGCTTCGATTTGGGAAAGAATAATCTGATGGTGAGAGGGCGATGAAGAAgtagatggagatggagattcatGGTGCTTTTGCCCTAAATCTTGGGTCGATATCTCATCGATTCTCATTTCATACGGTTCGGCGGGAAATCAAAACAGAAAATAGAGAGCGTTTTGAATATAAATGTCTTTATAGCGCGCTCTTCTTTGGAGGGTATGTAAAAAAAGGTCAAAACGACGTTTCTGATTTTGTCGTTAAAGCTATATTCCAGAATTGGGCTGGGCTTGCTGGCTTATGGCCCATCGAAGCCCAAAAAAAAGCTGAGTAGAGGGTACAAAAGAAAAGGTTTTGGAACGCCGCCGTATTGTGGCTCTCGTCTTCTTCACCTCTGCCTAACCATGGGAGGAACCAGTAAAGAGCTTCTATAGCTGGAGCACAAGAATTCCTCCACTCCATCTCTAGGTCTTCCTTCTATgccttttctctttcttttattCACTATTATGCCTTTTCTTACTCTACTATTCACAGACtctgtatatatgtatatactaaGTTGATTTTCCACCGAATATACTAGTTTTCTTACGATAATTCTCTTAATTATGGAACTTTTTTCAGGAAAATTAAGCATATATTTTTAGATTAATTTACAGAACAAATGAAATTAATCAGAATTGTTTTATTGTTATTTGTTTATGTATAGTGTGTAAAGTACAAACCTTGGTCCACCTTCCTTCAACCGCAAACAAAACCTCTCGTAGCTTTACGACCCAGAGACTGAAAATGGTGGAACGAGAAGAACGAAAAGACTCCAAATTATGCGAAGAGTGCAAATTGAAGGATTCAAAATACAAATGCCCAGGTTGCGCTTTTCGCTCTTGTAGCCTTTCCTGCGTCAAAGCTCACAAGCAACGCACTGGTTGTACGGGCAAACGAAGCCGAACTCACTTCGTCCCTCTTTCTCAGTTCGACGATAATCAGCTTATCTCCGGTACTTCTTCTTTACAATCTTTTCTCCTGGaccattattattattctttttttgtTTCACTTGTGCTCCCTTTACATTCACTTTTTCTGTTATCTCATCACTTGTTgaaattattttcttttcttggttTGAATTGGTCTTGTTCTGTTGGCTTTTTATTTGGGTGTAGATTATAATTTGCTGGAGGAGGTGAAAAGGGTTTCTGAATCTGCTCAAAGAATGAGAAATAAGCTATGCAGATATAATAATTTCAGGCTACCGTTCCACCTCAGGAGTGTTAAAAGTGCAGCTGCAAGTAGGGGAACAAAAGTTTTGTTTCTTCCAAGTGGCATGACAAAAAGAGAGAAGAATCAAACTCGTTATGAACAAAGGTGAATGGCTTAAAAGGTTTCTTTCATGGATATAAAGGATCATAACTTTTGAATGTTGTGTCTAATCAAGTTTTGTTTTccattaatataatatatttgctATTTAGCATTCTTGGTTGAATTTCTTGTCTAGCTAGAATAATGGGTTAATGGTATTTTTATTCATATAAAAATGCTTTAATATTAGTTTGCTTATTGATTTTTAAAGTTTCTCTGTCTAATATGCTTCAGGAAGAAATGCATTTACTGGACGATCGAGTGGCGATTTCATTCAACGGATGTTGTGTTACTTGATCATGGGTGAGCTGGTTGATTTCTAGCATTTTGAGCAATGTGTTAAGTCTTTACCTTCTTAGTGGTTAATGAGTTTGGTGCTGATACAGAATTGATGAAAACCTGAATATCTCCTCCATTATTGGGAACCATTTAAAGCCTGGTCCTTGGAATCATCAACTGAAGCAATTTTGTGACGAAGACCTGGAAAATCTTAGGTTTTTTATCCGGAAATATCAAAAGGTTTGCTATTGTTTTTCTTAGAATTGATTGCCTTGATAATTTTTAGAATATGAATTAGAGTTGAAAATTATTTATGAGCTTGGTCAAGGTAAATGTAACCAAGTGTGTGTTTATTTATCAGCTTGGTTGTATTTAAATCAG
The genomic region above belongs to Humulus lupulus chromosome 1, drHumLupu1.1, whole genome shotgun sequence and contains:
- the LOC133786180 gene encoding TPR repeat-containing protein ZIP4, whose amino-acid sequence is MRIDEISTQDLGQKHHESPSPSTSSSPSHHQIILSQIEASINQAENLSPEKPLPTTISDDLRRFLNQLNQSAPFTNSVKLRIWKLSFRLWNACVDLYNAASIRFRSTTSGTVLAEEHAKLRHIAADLLSIASGVVGVPSPEIKTASFYQKTGIIWHDLRSFELASACFERATDIVSKLDTNLISNAGERKLLLDLSIARSRTAWEVSDRNVAIALLNRAKTLLFESPEHHKALANQYSAFGKSVLSKNETGALNEALRLVNEALDLYEKGLHAARTRECMLELKELKSKTLRFISAVHLQLGEFESVIKCVKVLREGDNEDHHPSLPVLALKAWLGLRRFAEAEKELRGMVVNKGIPESVWVSSVEAYFQAAGTAGAETTKEVFLGLLGRCSVSAGAAVRVAHRVVGKDGSSGEGSKVRAKVVAELVSDERVIALFSGEAAAKQRTAMHAVLWNCAADNFRSKDYETSAEMFEKSMLYIPYDIENRILRAKGYRVLGLCHLGLSRLDQALEYINESDKLEPNVASAFLKFKIFLQKNDQAGSINQIQAMTTCVDFSPDFLSLAAHEAIACHVFPVAVASLSNLLNFYVTGKSMPTTEVVVLRTLVSILSQESNNEQEILKFLKWAYNRASELGLDCFFGKGEVGRREWNWFAVSSWNFGIKSGKEMKFQLCADFLRLASELYGLKVDDGKVDENTTMICKSIILSVSAIIASENQKKIALTDTEVKQTMELLDRAGKLLKSISSGPRLNDDQVNSFEVDLFFVYTLCAYDIQGRLNDFGSQLLLAKHFANSKACEPKYLLQIGLSALQGPRPNHEVAAFALNECLTGLLSSPLPEYQTVALIVRKLISVANVRRGDADDDDAVYGMYKQAYRIMVGLKDGEFPIEEGKWLVTTAWNRAALPVKLGQIDVAKKWMSIGLELAMHVPGMESYKASMEDFVSSFERELHEENIGKNTANS